A segment of the Corynebacterium liangguodongii genome:
GCGACCTGGCGCTGCTGCTGCGGGGTCAGCCCGGTGACGCGGCGGGAGCGGATCTTGTGGCGATCCGAGATGAACAGTCGCAGGGTCTTGACGTCCTTGTAGTCGACCTTCTCAATACCTTCGGCCTTGAGCGGGTTCTTCTTCGGGCGACGGGACTGCTCCATGCGCTGCTTGCGCTGGTTATTTCCACGCTTCATAGTGTGCTTTCCTCCTTACCACGAAGACTTACGGACGCCCGGAAGCTCACCGCGGTGAGCCATCTCGCGCATGCGGACACGGGACAAACCGAACTTGCGGAGGTAGCCGCGGGGGCGGCCATCGTGCGAGTCGCGGTTGCGCACGCGGGCCGGGGAGGCGTCGCGCGGCTGACGGTTGAGCTCAAACTGAGCGTCGAGACGGTCCTCGTCGGACGTCTCCGGGTTACGGATGATGGCCTTGAGTTCAGCGCGGCGCTCCGCGTAACGGGCGACGATCTCCTTGCGCTTTTCGTTCTTGGCGATCTTAGACTTCTTAGCCATAAATTATCGCTCCTCGCGGAATTCGACGTGCTTGCGCACGACCGGGTCGTACTTCTTCAGGGTGATGCGATCCGGGTTGTTGCGCTTGTTCTTACGGGTCACGTAGGTAAACCCGGTGCCCGCGGTGCTCTTGAGCTTGATGATCGGGCGGATATCGTTGCGTGCCATTTAGATCTTCTCACCTCGCGCGCGGATAGCGGCGACGACGGACTCGATGCCGTCGCGGTCGATGATCTTCAGGCCCTTCGCGGAGACGTTCAGGGTGATGGTACGGCCCTCGGAGGGCAGGTAGAACCGCTTCTTTTGCACGTTGGGGTTCCAACGGCGCGAGTGGCGGCGGTGCGAGTGCGAGACGGTCTTGCCGAAAGACGGCTGACGTCCCGTGACCTGGCAATGTGCCGACATGGGTTGACTTCTTTCTCTTCTTGCCGCCCACGCACTGATTACCTGTGAGGAAAGGTGAGGTAGCAATCGGTTGACGCAGGCGTATGACGTGTACTTCGACAACAGCGGGTATCAACACTACAGGCTCGCTGCCGGTATTCCTAATCGCGGTAGCGCAGCGAATCGGCCACACGCAGGGCCAGGGCCGTGCGGTCGCGCGCACCCAACTTACGCAGGAGATGTGAGACGTGGTTTTTCATCGTACCCTCCGCGAGCGAGAGCTCACCGGCAATCTCTCGGTTGTTCATCCCGCGCGCGACGCACCGCGCCACTGCCCGCTCCGCGCGGGTGAGGATTGCCAGCTCGTCGGCAGGCGAAGCGTACGCGTAGCGAGCAATCCGCGGGTCGAGTACGACGCCGCCGTCGGCCGCGGCCGTGACCGCGCGCGCCAACTCCTCAGGGGCGATGTCCTTCAACACATAGCCCGCCGCCCCGGCCTCCACGAGGGAAGAGACGAGCCGGGAGTCGTCGTAGGTGGTGAGCACGAGGACCGGAAACTCAGGCGCGCACCGAGAGACCACCCCCAGCCCGTCGACGCCGGGCATCTGAGCATCGGTGACGACGACGTCGGCGCCGTGCTGGCGGGCGAGCTCCAGCGCGCGGGCCCCGTCGGTGGTGGTGGCGGCGATGCTAACGCCCTCGATCGTGTCGAACACGAGGGTGAGCCCGCGCAGGAGCATCTCGTGGTCGTCGACAAGTATGACGGCTACATCCCGAGTGTTCATCGGCGTTCTCCCTCGAAGTCCAGGCTGATGCGGAAGCCCCCGGCGATCCCGCCGTGCGGCTCGGTGATGAGCCGCGCCCCGACCTGCGAGGCACGCCTGCGCAAAGAGGATATGCCGAAACTCGCCTCGCTGGCGTTTCCCGTCCCGTCGTCCTCGACAGACACGCCCCCGGGAGCGACCGAGATATGGACGCGGGTGGCGCCCGAGTGGCGCACGATGTTGGTCAGCGCCTCCTGCACGAAGACAAGCGCGAGAGTAGTGCGCTCCTCGTCCCACCCGGCGTCCCACCCGGCGTCCCTCGCGCCGGTGACCTTGACGGTCAGGCCCGTCCGGTCGAACCGTGCGGCGAGGCCTTCCACGGTGGCGCCAAAGGGGGCGTCGACAAGCGGCGGCGAGACCGCCCGGACCGTCTTTCGCATCGCATCCAGAGCCTCCGTCGTTCTCTCTCGTGCTACGCGGAGTTCTTCCTTCGCCCGCGCTGGCTCGGCCTCGACCACCCGGGAGGCGAAGTCGATGCTCAGTCCGATCGACGTGAGCAGGTGCCCGAGGCCGTTGTGCAGCCCTGCGGCGATGCGCTCGCGTTCTTTAGACAGCGCGAGCTCGCGGGAATCGCGCAGCGAGCGGCGCAGCCTCGCTTCGGCGTCGAAGGAGGCCGTGACGGTGCGGCCGAGCGCAACACCGGAGGCGGCGACGACCACCATGGCGGCGAATTCGGTCAAGACGTGCCACGGGGGGCTGTGGAGAACAAGCTGGGCAACGACGGTGACGGCAACGGGCAGCGGGGCAAACGCCCGGGCCGAGCGGTCCCCGAGCGTGCGTGCCAGGGCGACGAACCCGAGCCAGAGGGCCAGCACCACAACGGGGCTGTTGCTCACGGCCAGCACAACCAGGCTCAGCGCAGCCGTGCACACCGAGCTGGCGCGGCAGGGCCAGGCCCGCCACACGAACCACGCCGCTGTAAACGCTGCGATCGACGCGACGAGCACCCACGCTTCGACCAGGGGGTATTGCGGGGTGGTGGTAAGCACCGCGAAGAGCACGCAGAAGTAGTCGAGAAAGCGCAAAAAGTAGCTTGCCGAGGAGTGCGTGGGGCTAGCCGCCATGGGGAGATAACTTAGCGAACAAACCGTGACTCCGGTCATGGCGCACGGTGTACAAAGTCGTGACCACGGGCACTGTTCGCGGCCCCGGCCAATTCGTAGCCTAGGTCCCATGCTCAATCAGGATGAGGTGCGACCCTCCGCGCGTATCGTCGCCCTCGACGTCATTCGTGGCATCGCCATTCTTGGCACGCTAGCCAGCAACATCTGGATCTTCGCGGCGACCTCCGGCTCGGCAGAATCCGTCTTCATGGAGGCCTTGTTCGGTGCTCCAGGCCAGTCGCTGGCGGGCGAGGTGGCCGCCGGCGGCGGAGTCGGGGCGATTATCCACGCCGTGTTGCACCTCATTACCGACGGAAAGTTCCTCGGCCTGCTCACCATCATGTTCGGCATCGGCCTGGAGATCCAGCGGCAATCCTTCCAGCGGCGCGGGAAGAAGTGGCCGGGCCGCTACTACCGGAGAGCGGCGCTGCTTGCAGCCGAAGGCCTGATCAACTACACCTTCGTTTTCGAGTTCGACGTGCTCATGGGATACGGCCTCACAGCGCTCGCCGTCGCGCCCATCCTCGCGCGCAGCGAGCGCGTTCAAAAGCTTCTCATGTGGAGTGCGCTAGTCGCGCACGTGAGCATCATCGTGCTTATCGACGTCGCATTCGCCTTCGCCGAGAGATCCGCCCCTTCCGACCGCGGGCAGCCGGAGGTGGATATCGATGCGAAGTTCTACGACTCGACGGCGAGCTACTGGGAGATGGTTCGGCAGCGCGTCACCAGCTTCGCCGAGGGACGCACAGAAATCCCCATTCTCTTCGTGATGGGGCTGGCGATGTTTCTCATCGGCGCCCGCCTCTACCGCGCCGGGCTGTTCGACCCGGCGCAGGAGAAGCTGCGCAAAGCCGTGATGGCCTTCGGGCTCGGGGTGGGGATCCCGTTGGACTGGGGGCTGCGTCTGTGGGCCACCGGCTCGGCGGCGATGACGACGCGCTACGTCACCTCCGCCGTCGTCGCCTTCGGCCTCCTTGCGCTGATCGCCGAGTTCTACGCTCGGCGTGGTGGCACGCTCGGCGGCATCGGGCTGGCACTCGCGAACGTGGGCAAGACGGCGCTGAGCTGCTACATCCTGCAAAACCTCCTGGCGTCGATCGTCTTCTACGATTTCGGCCTCGGCCTCGGCCGCATGATCGCGGGACAGTACGAGACTTTTTGGGTGATCGCCATCTACTTTGCCATCAGTGGCGTGTTGCTCGCCTTCTCCGCGCTGTGGCTGCGCCGCTTTGAGCGCGGGCCGGTTGAACTAGTGATGCACAAGCTCTACTAGCTGGGCGCCCACACCGGCCGCAATTCCCACCGGGGCGAGCGCTAGGCCGCAGACCACAAACGCCTTCCACGGCACGGCCACCCCGCAGCGGCCTGCCAGGGGCCCGCCAGCTGAATCAACAGCACTGCGGGAGGGGGAGCGGGTCGGCGGGAAGGCGGTGGTGGGGGCGGGGGCTTGGAGAGGGGGGCGTCGCCAAGCAATGCCGCCAGGGAGAGCGCGTTGAACGCGAGCGCGGGCCGGCGACGAGGTCGAGAACCATACTGATTATGTATACCTGCACGTCACATGTAGGATATTGCGAGTTGTCCGGCACCGGCCGGATGAAGAACCATGTTCGCACCCAACTCAGGCACGATCCGGCGGCCCCGGAACCGACCTGAAGTTCAATCCTGAGGGAGACGAATCCACAGATGAAAAACGATATTCACCCGGATTACCACCCGGTGATCATCCAAGACGGTAACACGGGAAACAAGTTCCTGACCCGTTCCACCATGACCTCTGATCGTACCGAGCAGTGGGAAGACGGCAACGAGTACCCGCTCATCGTCGTCGACGTGACCTCCGAGTCCCACCCGTTCTGGACCGGCGCCCAGCGCCTCATGGACACGGCCGGACGCGTGGAGAAGTTCAACCAGCGCTTCGGCGGCATGGCTCGCCGTAAGAAGAAGACCGCTAAGTAAAGGCCGAAGGAGAACACGAGTCATGCCAGTACAGAAGTTCCGTAAGTCCCGCGCTAACACCCGCATGCGCCGCTCCCAGTGGAAGGCGGACAACCCTGACCTGCAGACCGTCAAGATCGACGGCCGCGAGGTGCGCATCCCGCGCCGCCTGGTCAAGGCCGCGAAGGCCGGCCTCATCGACGTCGAGCAGTTCTAGTCGACGCCGCGCAAGCTCAGATCAGCCGGGCCCCGGACGACCGGGGCCCGGCTTTTCGCTATTCCGCCAGTTCGTGGCGTACAGTAAACGTTCAGAATACCCTACGTCACGGCGCTTAGACGGCGCAGATTCTCTACAGTGAAAGGCTGCACAATTCCTTCCCATGAATAATCCCATACAGTCTCAGATGCCGGAGCAGCAGCCTCCGTTTGTCACGCAGGTTCAGTCGCAGCCGGAGAAGAAGCGCACCGGCGGAGTCGGCGCGGCGGTCGCTCTTGCTCTGGTGGGCTCCCTCGTCGTGGGCGGGGGAGCGGGCTACTTCGCGGGTAACGCCGCAGGCGGGTCGAACCACGGTTACGTCAACGAGGCCCTCGACCAAAAGCCGGCCTCCGACCCAGCCCCCGCGCCTGAGGGCTCGGTGGAGCAGGTCGCCGCCACGGTGCTGCCCGCGGTGGTCTCCATTGCCGTCAACGGAGCGCAGGGCCGCGCCGAGGGGTCGGGCTCGATCATCTCGAGCGACGGCTACGTGCTCACCAACCACCACGTCATCGCCGAGGCGGAAAAGGGAGCGCGCGTCGAGGTCACGTTGAACGACGGCTCGTCCCACCCCGCCAGCTTTGTCGCCTCCGACGTCAACACCGACGTCGGCGTGCTCAAGATCGAGGGTGCCTCCAACCTGCCGGTGATTCGCTTCGGCGATTCGAAC
Coding sequences within it:
- the rpsR gene encoding 30S ribosomal protein S18 is translated as MKRGNNQRKQRMEQSRRPKKNPLKAEGIEKVDYKDVKTLRLFISDRHKIRSRRVTGLTPQQQRQVATAVKNAREMALLPFTTR
- the rpsN gene encoding 30S ribosomal protein S14; translated protein: MAKKSKIAKNEKRKEIVARYAERRAELKAIIRNPETSDEDRLDAQFELNRQPRDASPARVRNRDSHDGRPRGYLRKFGLSRVRMREMAHRGELPGVRKSSW
- the rpmG gene encoding 50S ribosomal protein L33, with the protein product MARNDIRPIIKLKSTAGTGFTYVTRKNKRNNPDRITLKKYDPVVRKHVEFREER
- the rpmB gene encoding 50S ribosomal protein L28, whose protein sequence is MSAHCQVTGRQPSFGKTVSHSHRRHSRRWNPNVQKKRFYLPSEGRTITLNVSAKGLKIIDRDGIESVVAAIRARGEKI
- a CDS encoding response regulator, whose product is MNTRDVAVILVDDHEMLLRGLTLVFDTIEGVSIAATTTDGARALELARQHGADVVVTDAQMPGVDGLGVVSRCAPEFPVLVLTTYDDSRLVSSLVEAGAAGYVLKDIAPEELARAVTAAADGGVVLDPRIARYAYASPADELAILTRAERAVARCVARGMNNREIAGELSLAEGTMKNHVSHLLRKLGARDRTALALRVADSLRYRD
- a CDS encoding sensor histidine kinase — translated: MAASPTHSSASYFLRFLDYFCVLFAVLTTTPQYPLVEAWVLVASIAAFTAAWFVWRAWPCRASSVCTAALSLVVLAVSNSPVVVLALWLGFVALARTLGDRSARAFAPLPVAVTVVAQLVLHSPPWHVLTEFAAMVVVAASGVALGRTVTASFDAEARLRRSLRDSRELALSKERERIAAGLHNGLGHLLTSIGLSIDFASRVVEAEPARAKEELRVARERTTEALDAMRKTVRAVSPPLVDAPFGATVEGLAARFDRTGLTVKVTGARDAGWDAGWDEERTTLALVFVQEALTNIVRHSGATRVHISVAPGGVSVEDDGTGNASEASFGISSLRRRASQVGARLITEPHGGIAGGFRISLDFEGERR
- a CDS encoding DUF418 domain-containing protein, with the protein product MLNQDEVRPSARIVALDVIRGIAILGTLASNIWIFAATSGSAESVFMEALFGAPGQSLAGEVAAGGGVGAIIHAVLHLITDGKFLGLLTIMFGIGLEIQRQSFQRRGKKWPGRYYRRAALLAAEGLINYTFVFEFDVLMGYGLTALAVAPILARSERVQKLLMWSALVAHVSIIVLIDVAFAFAERSAPSDRGQPEVDIDAKFYDSTASYWEMVRQRVTSFAEGRTEIPILFVMGLAMFLIGARLYRAGLFDPAQEKLRKAVMAFGLGVGIPLDWGLRLWATGSAAMTTRYVTSAVVAFGLLALIAEFYARRGGTLGGIGLALANVGKTALSCYILQNLLASIVFYDFGLGLGRMIAGQYETFWVIAIYFAISGVLLAFSALWLRRFERGPVELVMHKLY
- a CDS encoding type B 50S ribosomal protein L31 is translated as MKNDIHPDYHPVIIQDGNTGNKFLTRSTMTSDRTEQWEDGNEYPLIVVDVTSESHPFWTGAQRLMDTAGRVEKFNQRFGGMARRKKKTAK
- the rpmF gene encoding 50S ribosomal protein L32; this encodes MPVQKFRKSRANTRMRRSQWKADNPDLQTVKIDGREVRIPRRLVKAAKAGLIDVEQF